The Formosa sp. Hel1_33_131 genome window below encodes:
- a CDS encoding cation transporter codes for MNKTIFEITKMDCPSEENLIRMKLDGISSIANLGFDIPNRKLTVFHSGEIDLIEKSVIELNLGGKKISTEQTDQTEFKENKNQKKLLWSVLVINFAFFIIEMTTGIISKSMGLVADSLDMLADSFVYGISLFAVGGTVIKKKRIAKLAGYFQIILAIIGFVEVLRRFFGDEKLPDFSTMIIVSIFALIANGICLYILQKSKSKEEAHMKASMIFTSNDVIINLGVILAGILVHYLTSNKPDLIIGTIVFVLVIQGAFRILKLSK; via the coding sequence ATGAATAAAACGATATTTGAAATTACCAAAATGGATTGTCCTTCAGAGGAAAATCTAATCCGAATGAAATTGGACGGAATTTCGAGCATTGCGAATTTGGGCTTTGATATTCCGAATCGGAAATTGACTGTTTTTCACAGCGGAGAAATTGACCTAATCGAAAAGTCAGTTATCGAACTGAATTTAGGAGGGAAAAAAATCTCAACTGAACAAACCGACCAAACAGAATTTAAAGAAAACAAAAACCAAAAAAAGCTACTTTGGTCTGTACTTGTTATAAATTTTGCGTTTTTCATAATCGAAATGACAACAGGAATTATCTCAAAATCTATGGGACTTGTTGCCGACAGTTTAGATATGCTTGCTGACAGTTTTGTGTACGGAATAAGTTTGTTTGCGGTTGGAGGAACAGTAATAAAGAAAAAACGGATTGCCAAACTTGCTGGATATTTTCAAATAATACTTGCGATTATTGGATTTGTAGAAGTTTTAAGAAGATTTTTCGGAGACGAGAAACTTCCCGATTTTTCGACAATGATTATCGTTTCGATTTTCGCACTTATCGCAAACGGAATTTGTCTTTATATTTTGCAAAAGTCCAAGAGTAAAGAAGAGGCACATATGAAAGCAAGTATGATTTTCACCTCGAATGATGTGATTATAAATTTAGGAGTAATACTTGCAGGAATTTTAGTGCATTATTTGACTTCTAATAAACCTGACTTGATTATTGGAACAATCGTTTTTGTATTGGTAATTCAAGGAGCATTTCGGATACTGAAATTGAGTAAGTAA
- a CDS encoding MazF family transcriptional regulator, producing the protein MLVPINKRKKLEIKHNIKNKVQMILEKERIILKPIGSPRKNWEKAFEEMSKNNDDTLLFNDVFEDQNFEEWY; encoded by the coding sequence TTGCTCGTGCCCATTAATAAACGTAAAAAATTGGAAATAAAACACAATATAAAGAACAAGGTTCAGATGATTTTAGAAAAGGAACGAATTATCCTAAAACCAATTGGGAGTCCACGAAAAAATTGGGAAAAAGCCTTTGAGGAAATGTCTAAAAATAATGACGACACCTTGCTTTTCAATGACGTATTTGAAGATCAAAACTTTGAGGAATGGTATTAA
- a CDS encoding type II toxin-antitoxin system RelE/ParE family toxin, whose amino-acid sequence MEYFKTIFLESAAGFIKNLDAKTRKKIFYNIRLAEKSNDPKLFKKLTDDIWEFRVRFSNNQIRLLSFWDKRDNENTLVVTTNGFVKKTQKTPKTEINKAKKIRSEYLKY is encoded by the coding sequence TTGGAATATTTCAAAACAATATTTTTAGAAAGTGCGGCTGGTTTTATAAAAAATTTGGATGCTAAAACCCGAAAGAAAATATTTTATAATATTAGGTTGGCTGAAAAATCCAATGACCCTAAACTCTTTAAAAAATTAACTGATGATATTTGGGAGTTTAGAGTTCGGTTTTCAAACAATCAGATAAGATTATTGTCATTTTGGGACAAAAGAGACAACGAAAATACGTTAGTTGTTACAACAAATGGCTTTGTCAAAAAAACGCAGAAAACTCCCAAAACGGAGATTAATAAAGCGAAAAAAATAAGGAGTGAATATCTAAAATATTAA
- a CDS encoding helix-turn-helix domain-containing protein, translating to MTKLKSYSLSEMEDKYIGKKGTEERDEYEYELRMDLLGRMIKTTRKERNLTQEKLGEMIGVNKSQISKLENNANSARIETIIRVFKALKAEIQFNVKLENNRVEIA from the coding sequence ATGACAAAATTAAAATCATACAGCTTATCCGAAATGGAAGATAAGTATATAGGAAAGAAAGGTACTGAAGAGCGAGATGAATATGAATATGAATTGCGTATGGATTTGTTGGGTCGTATGATAAAAACCACCCGAAAAGAACGCAACTTAACTCAAGAAAAATTAGGAGAAATGATTGGCGTTAATAAATCTCAAATATCAAAACTTGAGAATAATGCAAACAGTGCTAGAATTGAAACCATAATTAGAGTGTTTAAGGCATTAAAAGCTGAAATTCAATTCAATGTAAAACTTGAAAACAACAGAGTTGAAATAGCTTAA
- a CDS encoding DUF2851 family protein yields the protein MQEDFLHYVWQHKKMSLKSLKTTTQESITLKAVGLANVNSGPDFFNAQLSIGTQLWAGNVEIHIKSSDWYVHHHETDAAYDSVILHVVWEHNMEIYRKDNTPIPTLELKNYVLPHTYKNYNTLLNQKQYWIPCEPNMKEVDSFTINHWLERLYLERLEGKYKAIEAQLIESKQNWEAVLFWQLAKNFGLKVNGDAFLSIAKSMDFSVIRKSQFEVHQLEALFFGQSGLMETEAQDAYISELKSTYTFLKTKFSISNNGVLPVQFFRLRPPNFPTIRLAQLAALYSRSSNLFSSIIEAQSLDQLYSIFEGTTSKFWDTHYTFEKTSKSIPKTLTKSFMNLLIINTIIPIKFAYNKYNRQTNQEDVVAIMRKIPMEHNSIVDKFHTLYAFGKTAFDSQALIQLKQNYCSKNKCLHCAIGSALLNRNS from the coding sequence ATGCAAGAAGACTTCCTACATTATGTCTGGCAGCATAAAAAAATGAGCCTCAAATCGTTAAAAACCACTACTCAGGAGTCAATAACTCTGAAGGCAGTTGGTTTAGCAAATGTCAATTCAGGCCCCGATTTTTTTAATGCTCAATTAAGTATCGGCACCCAGTTGTGGGCGGGTAACGTAGAGATTCATATTAAATCTTCCGATTGGTATGTGCATCACCACGAGACCGATGCTGCTTATGACAGTGTAATTTTGCATGTGGTTTGGGAACACAATATGGAAATATACAGAAAGGACAACACGCCGATCCCAACCCTAGAGCTCAAAAATTACGTCCTTCCACACACCTATAAAAACTACAACACCTTATTAAATCAAAAACAATATTGGATTCCTTGTGAACCTAATATGAAGGAAGTAGATTCTTTCACCATTAACCATTGGCTGGAGCGTTTGTATTTAGAGCGCTTGGAAGGAAAGTACAAAGCCATTGAAGCACAACTCATTGAATCGAAACAAAATTGGGAAGCCGTATTGTTTTGGCAATTGGCCAAAAATTTTGGACTTAAAGTCAATGGCGATGCGTTTTTAAGCATTGCAAAATCAATGGATTTTTCGGTCATTCGAAAATCACAATTTGAAGTTCACCAACTTGAAGCCTTATTTTTTGGACAATCGGGGCTTATGGAAACCGAAGCACAAGATGCTTATATCTCTGAATTGAAAAGCACTTATACCTTTTTGAAAACCAAATTTTCAATTTCAAATAATGGCGTACTCCCAGTTCAGTTTTTTCGATTGCGCCCTCCTAATTTTCCAACCATCCGACTGGCACAACTAGCGGCACTCTACAGTCGGAGTTCAAATTTATTTTCAAGCATCATTGAAGCCCAGTCCTTAGATCAGTTGTATTCTATTTTTGAAGGAACCACTTCCAAGTTTTGGGACACGCACTACACCTTTGAGAAGACCTCCAAATCCATCCCAAAAACGTTGACAAAATCATTTATGAATTTATTGATTATCAATACCATCATCCCTATCAAGTTTGCCTACAATAAATACAATCGACAAACCAATCAAGAAGATGTAGTGGCAATTATGCGCAAAATCCCTATGGAGCACAACAGCATTGTCGATAAATTTCATACCCTCTATGCGTTTGGAAAAACGGCTTTCGATTCTCAAGCGTTGATTCAATTAAAACAAAACTATTGTTCAAAAAATAAATGTCTTCATTGCGCGATTGGTAGTGCACTTTTGAATCGAAATTCATAA
- a CDS encoding PspC domain-containing protein produces MKLFYNGLFNLQKYGFYVCQRIADRFGMRAKVVRTSFIYLTFVTLGFGFAFYLFLAFWIRIKDLIYTKRTSVFDI; encoded by the coding sequence ATGAAATTATTTTACAACGGACTTTTCAATTTACAAAAATATGGGTTCTACGTTTGCCAACGGATAGCCGATCGTTTTGGGATGCGTGCCAAAGTCGTCCGAACCTCCTTCATCTACCTCACATTTGTAACCCTTGGTTTTGGATTTGCCTTTTATTTATTCTTAGCGTTTTGGATCCGTATAAAGGATTTGATATACACCAAAAGAACCTCCGTTTTTGATATTTAA
- a CDS encoding potassium channel family protein encodes MNNPFIKLYKSKISTAIILLVFLLFTGIVGFKVLSDFSWVDAFYMTVITITTVGFGEVAPLDSDTKIFTIFLILTSVIIVGYALTIITEYIISKNVISELKHKKMQKKIDALSNHIVICGFGRNGQQAAKKLLTHNRSFVVVESNKETIDKHQNEDILFVYGNANDDNVLQSAGIERAECLISALPSDSDNVFVVLSARQMNKTARIISRASNESSYSKLKLAGANNVILPDKIGGDHMASLVVVPDLLEFIDNLSIVGNDTINIEEIAVGKLYDTSIIKTIQDLDLRKKTGCNVIGYKDEIGHYIINPEANQKLVPNSKVIVLGRPEQIQKLNSTYNIDVFTE; translated from the coding sequence ATGAATAATCCTTTTATAAAACTTTACAAATCTAAAATTAGCACAGCGATTATATTGTTGGTGTTCCTGCTTTTCACGGGGATCGTAGGCTTTAAGGTTCTGTCCGATTTTTCATGGGTTGATGCGTTTTATATGACTGTCATCACCATCACTACGGTTGGTTTTGGAGAGGTGGCTCCCTTAGATTCAGATACTAAAATATTTACTATTTTCTTGATATTAACCAGTGTCATTATTGTTGGATATGCGCTCACAATTATCACAGAATATATAATTTCTAAAAATGTTATTTCCGAACTAAAACATAAGAAGATGCAAAAAAAAATTGATGCACTGTCCAATCATATTGTGATATGTGGATTTGGAAGAAATGGGCAGCAGGCTGCCAAAAAATTATTGACACACAACCGTTCTTTTGTGGTTGTGGAATCCAATAAAGAGACTATAGACAAGCATCAAAATGAAGACATTCTCTTTGTTTATGGCAATGCCAACGATGACAATGTGCTTCAATCAGCTGGAATTGAACGCGCAGAGTGCTTAATTTCTGCCTTGCCGAGTGACTCTGACAATGTGTTTGTTGTGCTGTCTGCACGTCAAATGAACAAAACCGCACGCATTATCAGTCGTGCGTCTAATGAATCCTCCTATAGCAAGCTTAAACTTGCAGGCGCCAACAACGTCATTTTACCTGATAAAATTGGAGGAGATCACATGGCTTCCTTAGTAGTTGTACCAGATTTGTTAGAATTTATTGACAACCTTTCGATTGTTGGAAATGACACGATTAATATAGAGGAGATTGCAGTTGGAAAATTATACGATACGTCTATTATTAAAACGATTCAAGATTTAGACCTAAGAAAAAAAACTGGATGTAACGTGATAGGATACAAAGATGAAATAGGACACTACATCATCAATCCAGAAGCCAATCAAAAATTAGTCCCCAACTCTAAAGTGATTGTTTTGGGACGTCCTGAGCAAATTCAAAAATTGAATAGTACTTATAATATTGATGTATTTACAGAATAA
- a CDS encoding type II toxin-antitoxin system RelE/ParE family toxin → MVVWDKKALNQLKEAYNYLKEKSILSANKVITRILEEAKNLYKSPDIYELDRFKAHNDGNYRAFEIYSFRIAYRITETEIRILRVRHSSREPRKY, encoded by the coding sequence ATAGTTGTTTGGGATAAAAAGGCACTGAATCAATTAAAGGAAGCTTATAACTACCTCAAAGAAAAATCCATTCTTTCTGCAAATAAGGTAATAACTAGAATTCTTGAAGAAGCTAAAAATCTTTATAAAAGTCCAGATATTTACGAATTAGATCGATTTAAAGCTCATAACGATGGTAATTATAGAGCATTTGAAATTTATAGTTTTCGTATAGCTTATCGAATTACAGAAACTGAAATTAGAATTTTAAGAGTTCGACATAGTAGTAGAGAACCCAGAAAATATTAG
- a CDS encoding alanine/glycine:cation symporter family protein, translating into MKTYIQTIIALILPFMSFAQEKGLDEKIDEAFQPVADAFFDAIFFPIYKGDTITIPFVLVLLVGSALFFTIYFGFPNIRFFGKAINVVRGKYDHVDHGVAEAMYGDSTPGGDAIETIKDESADGEVSHFQALATAVSGTVGNGNIAGVALAIALGGPGATFWMIVCGLLGMSTKFVECTLGVQFRDVGKDGTVYGGPMYYISKGLKSRGFAKIGKVTAAIFAVFCIGGSFGGGNAAQSNQATIVIKELFNWDSTAAGAIVGVVLAALVGVIIIGGIKRIAQVTEKVVPFMAVMYVVACLYIILSNFTLVDDAISLIVREAFNPTAFGVGSVIGVVIVGFQRAAFSNEAGAGSASIAHSAVKTKYSASEGLVALLEPFIDTVVICTMTALVIVIFNFGGFFEYGGDGSGVVFIEGVAYEGAGITSKAFAQYIPYSNIFLTIAVVLFAVSTMISWSYYGLQSWKFLFGRGKVADLVYKLLFLLFVVIGAAASMGSIWKFSDAMIFAMIFPNMVGLFFLYPVVKRELTKYLKAIKK; encoded by the coding sequence ATGAAAACATACATTCAAACTATAATTGCTTTGATTTTACCATTTATGTCTTTTGCACAAGAAAAAGGATTAGATGAAAAAATTGACGAAGCATTTCAGCCAGTAGCAGATGCTTTTTTTGATGCTATATTCTTTCCTATATATAAAGGAGATACAATTACAATTCCATTTGTATTGGTGCTATTAGTAGGTAGTGCATTGTTCTTTACTATATATTTTGGATTTCCAAACATTCGTTTTTTCGGAAAAGCAATTAATGTTGTTAGAGGGAAATATGATCATGTTGACCATGGTGTTGCAGAAGCGATGTACGGAGATTCTACGCCGGGTGGCGATGCTATTGAAACTATTAAAGATGAAAGTGCGGATGGCGAAGTAAGTCATTTTCAGGCTTTGGCAACGGCGGTTTCAGGAACGGTTGGAAATGGAAACATTGCAGGGGTTGCTTTAGCGATTGCTTTAGGAGGTCCAGGCGCAACTTTTTGGATGATTGTTTGTGGATTATTGGGAATGTCAACGAAGTTTGTAGAATGTACTTTAGGAGTTCAATTTAGAGATGTAGGAAAGGACGGAACCGTATATGGAGGTCCTATGTATTATATAAGTAAAGGTTTAAAATCGAGAGGTTTTGCTAAAATTGGAAAAGTAACCGCTGCTATTTTTGCAGTCTTCTGTATTGGAGGTTCTTTTGGGGGTGGTAATGCTGCACAATCCAATCAAGCGACGATTGTTATTAAAGAGTTATTTAATTGGGACAGTACTGCTGCGGGTGCGATCGTTGGAGTTGTATTAGCAGCTTTGGTTGGAGTCATTATTATTGGAGGTATCAAGCGTATTGCGCAAGTCACTGAAAAAGTAGTGCCTTTTATGGCCGTTATGTATGTGGTAGCGTGTTTGTATATCATCTTATCTAATTTCACTTTAGTGGACGATGCCATTAGTCTTATTGTTAGAGAAGCATTTAATCCAACTGCTTTTGGAGTTGGATCCGTTATTGGAGTTGTGATCGTAGGATTTCAAAGAGCTGCATTTTCAAATGAAGCTGGAGCAGGATCTGCTTCTATTGCACATTCAGCTGTTAAAACAAAATATTCAGCATCTGAAGGGTTGGTAGCACTTTTAGAACCTTTTATTGATACGGTTGTCATTTGTACTATGACCGCCTTGGTGATTGTGATTTTTAATTTTGGAGGATTCTTCGAATATGGTGGCGATGGCTCTGGAGTTGTATTTATTGAGGGAGTCGCTTATGAAGGCGCAGGAATCACATCCAAAGCTTTTGCACAATACATACCTTATTCTAATATATTCTTAACGATTGCTGTGGTATTGTTTGCGGTATCGACGATGATTTCATGGTCTTACTACGGCTTACAATCTTGGAAATTTTTATTTGGAAGAGGAAAAGTAGCTGATTTAGTTTATAAATTATTATTCTTACTGTTTGTAGTCATTGGAGCTGCGGCAAGTATGGGATCTATCTGGAAATTCTCTGATGCAATGATTTTCGCAATGATCTTCCCGAACATGGTTGGATTGTTCTTCTTATACCCTGTTGTAAAGAGAGAGTTAACTAAATATTTAAAAGCTATCAAGAAATAG
- a CDS encoding ComEA family DNA-binding protein, giving the protein MKFYTYFSRQQRLAVIVLMLVIISMQLSWVSYNELRADTFDIAPETYLKFQKEVDSLIAKQRQNSAPKIYPFNPNYITDYKGYSLGMSAEEINRLHAYRAKNKWVNTNKEFQRITNVSDSLLKKIAPYFKFPDWVTKSTKKSSSTASTSTNTFAKKIDLNKATAKQLQKVHGIGAFYSERIVRLRDSFEGGFISDLQLQGIQGLTPEVIVNILKDFTVKTPRVIEKIDLNSATIAQLVSIEYIDYELAYEIIELRMLRDGYSAIEELTKVKDFPTEKLEIIKLYLSLN; this is encoded by the coding sequence ATGAAATTTTACACCTACTTTTCACGCCAACAACGCTTGGCTGTCATCGTATTGATGCTCGTTATCATTTCGATGCAACTCTCTTGGGTGTCTTATAATGAATTACGCGCAGATACTTTTGATATTGCACCCGAAACCTATTTGAAGTTTCAAAAAGAGGTGGACAGTTTAATAGCAAAACAACGGCAAAACTCTGCTCCAAAAATATATCCTTTCAATCCAAATTATATAACCGATTATAAAGGCTATTCCCTTGGAATGAGTGCAGAAGAAATCAATCGGCTGCATGCGTATAGAGCCAAAAATAAATGGGTAAATACAAATAAAGAATTTCAACGTATTACCAACGTATCGGATTCACTACTTAAGAAGATAGCCCCTTATTTTAAATTCCCCGACTGGGTGACGAAATCCACTAAAAAATCGTCATCAACCGCTTCTACTTCTACCAATACATTTGCGAAAAAAATCGATTTAAACAAAGCAACCGCCAAGCAGCTTCAAAAGGTGCACGGCATTGGTGCTTTTTATTCCGAACGGATCGTACGATTAAGAGATTCTTTTGAAGGCGGGTTTATTTCGGATCTCCAATTACAAGGAATTCAAGGGTTGACCCCAGAAGTGATTGTGAATATTCTTAAAGATTTTACAGTCAAAACGCCAAGGGTTATCGAAAAAATTGACTTAAATTCTGCCACAATTGCACAATTAGTGAGCATTGAGTATATCGATTATGAACTGGCGTATGAGATCATAGAATTGCGAATGTTAAGAGATGGTTACAGTGCTATTGAGGAATTAACAAAAGTTAAAGATTTTCCCACGGAAAAGTTAGAAATTATTAAATTATATTTGTCACTCAACTAA
- a CDS encoding acyl-CoA dehydrogenase family protein, which yields MDFNYSEEQNLIANAAKEFAEQYIRPHIMEWDESQHFPADVLHKAGEMGFMGVFIPEKYGGSGFGYHEYIAIIEEISKVDPSIGLSIAAHNSLCTGHIYYFGNEAQKQKWLPKLATGEWIGAWGLTEHNTGSDAGGMNTTAIKDGDHYILNGSKNFITHGRSGNIAVVIARTGEKGDSHGMSAFVVEKGTPGFASGKKEDKLGMRASETAELVFDNCRIHKDNLLGEEGEGFVQSLKILDGGRISIGALSLGISKGAYEASLKYAKERVQFGKPIASFQGISFKLADMATEIEASELLLHKSAFLKNNGEKVTTLGAMAKMFASESCVKIANDAVQIHGGYGYTKDYPVEKFYRDSKLCTIGEGTTEIQKVVISRNILK from the coding sequence ATGGATTTTAATTATTCAGAAGAACAGAATTTGATTGCCAATGCTGCTAAAGAATTTGCAGAGCAATACATCAGACCACACATCATGGAGTGGGATGAATCTCAGCATTTCCCTGCAGATGTACTTCACAAAGCTGGTGAAATGGGTTTTATGGGGGTTTTTATCCCTGAAAAATATGGAGGTTCTGGATTTGGATATCACGAGTACATTGCTATTATCGAAGAAATATCTAAAGTAGATCCTTCAATAGGACTGTCCATTGCTGCACATAATTCACTTTGTACAGGCCATATTTACTATTTTGGAAACGAAGCTCAGAAGCAAAAATGGCTTCCAAAACTAGCCACAGGGGAGTGGATTGGTGCTTGGGGACTCACAGAACACAACACAGGGAGTGATGCTGGGGGAATGAATACAACCGCTATTAAAGATGGTGATCATTATATATTAAATGGTTCTAAGAATTTCATCACGCATGGCCGTAGTGGGAATATCGCTGTGGTGATTGCCCGAACGGGCGAAAAAGGAGACTCTCACGGGATGTCCGCTTTTGTGGTTGAGAAAGGAACACCAGGTTTTGCCTCTGGTAAAAAAGAAGACAAATTAGGAATGCGTGCGAGTGAAACCGCTGAATTAGTATTTGATAACTGCCGCATCCATAAAGACAACTTATTAGGAGAAGAAGGCGAAGGTTTTGTCCAATCTCTAAAAATCTTAGATGGTGGACGGATTTCTATTGGTGCATTATCCTTAGGAATTTCAAAAGGAGCCTATGAAGCCTCCTTAAAATATGCCAAAGAACGCGTTCAGTTTGGAAAACCTATTGCAAGTTTTCAGGGAATATCGTTCAAGCTAGCAGATATGGCAACAGAAATTGAAGCCTCAGAACTGTTGTTACACAAATCAGCTTTTTTGAAAAATAATGGAGAAAAAGTCACCACACTAGGGGCTATGGCAAAAATGTTTGCCAGTGAATCTTGTGTCAAAATAGCCAATGATGCCGTCCAAATTCATGGCGGTTATGGGTATACGAAAGACTATCCAGTAGAAAAATTTTACAGAGATTCAAAATTATGTACTATAGGAGAAGGGACCACTGAAATACAAAAGGTAGTCATCTCAAGAAATATTTTAAAATAA
- the rpsU gene encoding 30S ribosomal protein S21: MLIIPIKEGENIDRALKRFKRKFDKTGTKRSLQTRKQFIKPSVKRRAQIQKAQYIQGLRDAENL; the protein is encoded by the coding sequence ATGTTAATAATACCAATAAAAGAAGGAGAAAATATAGACAGAGCGCTAAAACGTTTCAAGCGAAAGTTTGATAAAACGGGAACAAAGCGATCTTTACAAACGCGCAAGCAATTTATAAAGCCATCTGTGAAACGTAGAGCACAAATTCAAAAAGCTCAGTACATTCAAGGATTAAGAGACGCTGAAAACCTATAA
- a CDS encoding tyrosine-type recombinase/integrase, which translates to MRVQKFIDYLLLEKKYSPHTVVAYQNDIKAFQVFLTQEFSDSEVSTANYSQIRSWIVQLVDRTISNRTINRKISSLNSYYKFLLKTQSIETNPLMKHKALKVSKKIQIPFSETEVNSVLNSIQTDTFEGLRDKLIVELFYSTGMRRIELAQLQLQDVDLSQGQIKVLGKRNKERFIPLLPSVMDTFESYLSERLKLESIKDPSILFLTKKGTKVYEVLVYRIITRYFDSVSSKVKKSPHILRHSFATHLLNNGADLNAVKELLGHSSLAATQVYTHNSVAELKKVYEKSHPRNLS; encoded by the coding sequence ATGCGCGTCCAAAAATTTATTGATTACTTACTGCTAGAGAAAAAATATTCTCCACACACAGTTGTAGCCTATCAAAATGATATAAAAGCATTTCAAGTGTTTTTAACTCAGGAGTTTTCCGATTCAGAAGTTTCAACTGCCAATTACTCACAAATACGATCTTGGATTGTTCAACTGGTAGATCGTACTATTTCCAATCGAACCATCAATCGAAAGATATCGTCCTTAAACAGTTATTATAAATTTTTATTGAAGACCCAATCTATTGAAACCAATCCTTTAATGAAGCATAAAGCGCTGAAGGTGAGTAAAAAGATACAAATACCCTTTTCTGAAACAGAAGTTAATTCCGTATTGAATAGTATTCAAACAGACACTTTTGAAGGATTAAGAGACAAACTTATTGTAGAGCTTTTTTATTCTACGGGGATGCGTCGCATAGAGTTGGCACAACTGCAACTCCAAGACGTTGATTTATCTCAAGGACAGATAAAGGTATTAGGAAAGCGAAATAAAGAACGCTTTATCCCGTTATTGCCTTCCGTCATGGATACGTTTGAGAGTTATCTTTCGGAACGTTTAAAGCTGGAAAGTATAAAAGACCCCTCCATTCTTTTTCTAACCAAAAAAGGAACGAAGGTCTATGAGGTGTTGGTGTATAGAATCATTACACGTTATTTTGACAGCGTTTCATCTAAAGTTAAAAAAAGTCCGCACATTTTGAGGCATTCTTTTGCGACCCATTTATTAAACAATGGCGCAGATTTAAATGCTGTTAAGGAACTTTTAGGACATTCGAGTTTGGCAGCGACTCAGGTCTATACCCACAACAGTGTTGCAGAACTCAAAAAAGTATATGAAAAATCACACCCTAGGAATTTATCCTAG
- the hpf gene encoding ribosome hibernation-promoting factor, HPF/YfiA family: MKVHTQSVNFHADQKLIDFIQKRMDKLDLFFDKIIKSNVYLKVENTSAKENKIFEVQLSIPGDIIVIKKVSKTFEEGLDAAVHSLERQLKKRKEKLRQFS; this comes from the coding sequence ATGAAAGTACACACACAATCCGTTAATTTTCATGCCGATCAAAAATTAATTGACTTTATTCAGAAACGAATGGACAAATTAGATTTATTTTTTGATAAAATCATTAAATCAAATGTTTATTTGAAGGTCGAAAATACATCCGCAAAAGAAAATAAAATATTTGAAGTTCAGCTCTCCATCCCTGGTGATATCATCGTTATAAAGAAGGTTTCTAAGACTTTTGAAGAGGGATTAGATGCTGCTGTACATTCATTAGAAAGACAGTTAAAAAAGCGAAAAGAAAAATTAAGACAATTTTCGTGA